A single region of the Rhodopirellula bahusiensis genome encodes:
- a CDS encoding OmpH family outer membrane protein: MNQTIAFTTQGVADVRTIVLSAIALAMTTVSVLAPAKASAQDAGHRLAVVDVAYIFKNNEGIKLQVKAVEDNLKAFDAELTAKREELKNSLEKLKTYQAGSAEFTAQEERVASMESKLRLDMARKRKELADREAKIYYDNYQLITSGVQAIAEYHKINLVLRYNSEQMDLEQGESVIRGVMRNIVYHDEKLDMTGAVMQYLDKKLASGVATNPGGTPNRK, encoded by the coding sequence TTGAATCAGACAATCGCATTCACCACGCAAGGAGTAGCGGACGTGCGAACCATCGTTCTTTCGGCCATCGCATTGGCCATGACCACCGTCAGCGTATTGGCGCCAGCAAAAGCTTCGGCCCAAGACGCAGGCCACCGCCTCGCTGTTGTTGATGTTGCTTACATCTTCAAAAACAACGAAGGCATCAAGCTTCAAGTCAAGGCTGTGGAGGACAATCTAAAAGCCTTCGACGCCGAGCTGACCGCGAAGCGAGAAGAGTTGAAGAACTCGCTCGAAAAGCTGAAGACCTATCAAGCCGGCTCAGCTGAGTTCACTGCTCAGGAAGAACGAGTCGCTTCCATGGAATCCAAACTTCGTTTGGACATGGCTCGCAAGCGTAAAGAACTCGCTGACCGCGAAGCCAAGATCTACTACGACAACTACCAACTCATCACTTCGGGCGTTCAAGCGATCGCCGAGTACCACAAAATCAACTTGGTTTTGCGTTACAACAGCGAACAGATGGATCTGGAACAGGGCGAGTCGGTCATTCGTGGCGTGATGCGAAACATCGTTTACCACGACGAGAAATTGGACATGACCGGTGCTGTCATGCAATACCTCGACAAGAAGCTGGCGTCCGGTGTGGCTACGAATCCTGGCGGAACGCCAAATCGTAAGTAG
- a CDS encoding M28 family peptidase: MTRRNTNSTFGNWITRLVCRLGLVGRVGLALLFISIVVSPSQAEELTPDSETGSKAAITTAESLAMDLQFLTSEELAGRSAVGPEILKAADYIAKRYREIGLETELYGDSPMQPVEMATGSQPTSAEQNGLRWWSPGVEPTEIQLEDQFMPLAIGATQGDVEADIVWVGYGIRAPELGYDDYASVKDVQSVKAAEGEDSVNGKIVMMLRKEPGFADPDSPFDGVKNTRHAFFDTKIATAIDQGAVGVLFVNDPVSIERNLQAIDTRYAAEDKRLEALTAQLNALPAEATNLRASLTEKLNQVNEMLGNREREKAKANWGLLGVAEAGMRPRKGDERIIDPQTGKMDRRPAIPVASISREVADRLLKQMASLPADSQNDVSAESEQSRELFAKGLAAVETAIDADYKPRAIDSPGLCGRLKVGLTKATATSPNVIGVLEGKGKLADETIVIGAHYDHVGMGGVGSLAPGTVEIHNGADDNASGTSTMLAVAGRVVSELSEATDHRRIVFIAFTGEERGLLGSKYYCSQPRFPMSKTVTMLNMDMVGRLRDNELTVYGTGTSGGFESLVKDLNAGMDQTSRPFKLNLVATGYGPSDHASFYEAGVPVLFFFTGLHSDYHRPSDDFEKLNLDGMTRITDIVSQAANRVATMEQRPPYTQTNKDFQIRRQLTVVLGIQLDPETNAITDLMDPSAAKEGGIQVGDQLIKAGDRTIQTINDLRDELRPKSPGDLLKLTIQRDGNEVELDVRLRAR, encoded by the coding sequence ATGACGCGAAGGAACACGAACAGCACGTTTGGGAACTGGATCACTCGGTTGGTTTGTCGACTCGGTTTGGTCGGCCGGGTGGGGCTCGCACTGCTCTTCATCAGTATCGTAGTTTCGCCATCCCAGGCTGAGGAGCTGACACCCGATTCCGAGACGGGATCGAAGGCCGCGATCACCACAGCTGAGTCGCTGGCAATGGACTTGCAGTTCCTCACCAGCGAAGAGTTGGCCGGCCGCAGCGCCGTCGGTCCCGAGATCTTGAAGGCGGCGGATTACATTGCCAAGCGTTACCGAGAGATCGGTTTGGAAACCGAGTTGTACGGCGATTCGCCGATGCAGCCAGTCGAGATGGCAACTGGATCGCAGCCAACATCGGCCGAGCAAAACGGCCTGCGATGGTGGTCGCCCGGAGTCGAGCCGACAGAGATCCAGCTGGAAGATCAGTTCATGCCGCTGGCGATCGGCGCCACCCAGGGAGATGTCGAAGCGGACATCGTTTGGGTGGGCTATGGCATCCGAGCCCCCGAGCTCGGGTACGACGACTACGCGTCTGTGAAAGACGTTCAAAGTGTGAAAGCGGCCGAGGGCGAAGACTCCGTCAACGGAAAGATCGTGATGATGCTTCGCAAGGAACCTGGTTTCGCTGACCCGGACAGTCCGTTCGACGGCGTCAAAAACACTCGCCACGCATTCTTCGACACCAAGATTGCGACAGCGATTGATCAAGGTGCCGTGGGGGTGTTGTTCGTCAACGATCCCGTGAGCATCGAACGCAACTTACAAGCGATCGACACTCGTTACGCGGCCGAGGATAAACGTCTCGAAGCATTGACGGCTCAGCTCAACGCGTTGCCCGCCGAAGCGACGAATCTGCGTGCATCGTTGACCGAAAAACTGAATCAGGTCAATGAAATGCTGGGCAATCGTGAGCGAGAAAAAGCGAAGGCGAACTGGGGGCTGCTCGGCGTCGCGGAAGCTGGCATGCGACCTCGCAAGGGCGACGAGAGAATCATCGACCCGCAAACTGGAAAGATGGATCGCCGTCCCGCCATTCCCGTTGCATCCATTTCACGGGAGGTCGCCGATCGTCTGCTGAAGCAAATGGCTTCGCTGCCCGCAGATTCCCAAAACGACGTCTCCGCCGAATCCGAGCAATCACGAGAACTCTTCGCAAAGGGTTTGGCCGCGGTCGAGACAGCAATTGACGCCGACTACAAGCCCAGGGCGATCGATTCGCCGGGACTGTGTGGCCGCTTGAAAGTGGGGCTGACCAAAGCCACCGCGACCAGTCCCAACGTGATCGGGGTGTTGGAGGGAAAAGGCAAGTTGGCGGATGAAACCATCGTGATCGGAGCTCACTACGACCACGTCGGAATGGGAGGTGTCGGGTCTCTCGCACCGGGAACCGTCGAGATTCACAACGGTGCCGATGACAATGCCTCGGGCACTTCGACCATGTTGGCCGTTGCTGGTCGCGTCGTCAGCGAACTCAGTGAGGCGACGGATCATCGCCGAATTGTTTTCATCGCCTTCACTGGTGAGGAACGTGGTTTGTTGGGCAGCAAGTATTATTGTTCTCAACCGCGATTTCCGATGTCGAAGACCGTCACGATGCTGAACATGGACATGGTCGGGCGGCTTCGCGACAACGAGTTGACCGTTTACGGGACGGGAACGTCCGGGGGATTTGAGTCGTTGGTCAAGGATTTGAACGCCGGGATGGACCAAACGTCGCGGCCATTCAAGCTGAATCTCGTCGCGACCGGGTACGGCCCCAGCGATCACGCCTCATTTTACGAAGCCGGCGTGCCGGTTCTGTTCTTCTTCACTGGATTGCACAGTGACTATCACCGTCCAAGTGATGATTTCGAGAAACTTAATCTGGATGGGATGACCCGCATAACCGATATCGTTTCTCAGGCCGCCAATCGTGTCGCCACGATGGAGCAGCGACCTCCGTATACGCAGACCAACAAAGACTTTCAGATTCGGCGTCAATTGACAGTGGTTTTGGGCATCCAATTGGATCCAGAAACCAATGCAATCACCGATTTGATGGATCCCAGTGCTGCGAAGGAAGGTGGCATCCAAGTGGGCGATCAATTGATCAAGGCCGGAGACCGGACGATTCAAACCATCAACGATTTGCGGGACGAACTTCGACCGAAGTCACCCGGAGACTTGCTGAAATTAACCATTCAGCGGGACGGAAATGAGGTGGAATTGGACGTGCGCCTTCGGGCAAGATAA
- the rnc gene encoding ribonuclease III codes for MSPQSPKSSRDPSRESLSSSAMPTNEADMIELESQSPSDSDDGSQTIRLVDASDDEPYADAVAKIQRCQEILGYDFKDLDLLRSALTHASGASNRLASNERLEFLGDSVLGLTVCEWLFNEYPEYSEGDLTKIKSAVVSRRSCGKVACKLGLDQCLIVGRGVTRNRSYPKSLVSDVFEAVIAALYIDGGPEIVRDRLKKWLADEVNLAVDTQGSGNHKSVLQQFAQRELSATPIYKLIRETGPDHRKMFLMGAMVDDRNFSPAWGNNKKDAEQRAAANALAELHDTKVPYASDQPPM; via the coding sequence GTGTCACCCCAGTCACCGAAATCTTCTCGTGATCCTTCACGAGAATCGCTCTCGTCATCGGCGATGCCAACGAACGAAGCCGACATGATCGAACTCGAATCTCAGTCGCCATCCGATTCGGACGATGGCTCGCAGACGATTCGTTTGGTCGATGCCTCCGACGACGAACCCTACGCCGATGCAGTCGCGAAAATCCAGCGTTGCCAAGAGATCCTGGGTTACGACTTCAAAGACCTCGATCTGTTGCGTTCGGCTCTGACTCACGCGTCCGGTGCGTCCAACCGATTGGCCAGCAACGAACGTTTGGAGTTCCTCGGCGACTCGGTCTTAGGCCTGACCGTTTGCGAATGGTTGTTCAACGAATACCCAGAATACAGCGAAGGCGATCTGACCAAAATCAAGTCTGCCGTCGTCAGTCGTCGGTCGTGCGGCAAAGTCGCTTGCAAATTGGGACTCGACCAATGCTTGATCGTCGGTCGTGGTGTGACCCGAAATCGAAGCTATCCCAAATCGCTCGTCAGCGACGTTTTCGAGGCGGTCATCGCTGCGTTGTACATTGATGGTGGGCCCGAGATCGTTCGTGACCGTTTGAAGAAATGGCTTGCCGACGAAGTCAACTTGGCCGTCGACACACAAGGCTCGGGGAATCACAAATCGGTGCTTCAGCAATTCGCTCAACGTGAATTGTCCGCGACACCGATCTACAAGCTGATTCGGGAAACAGGGCCGGACCATCGCAAGATGTTCTTGATGGGCGCGATGGTCGACGACCGTAACTTTTCTCCCGCTTGGGGAAACAACAAGAAGGACGCAGAGCAACGTGCGGCGGCCAACGCGTTGGCTGAACTGCACGATACGAAGGTTCCCTACGCCAGCGACCAGCCACCAATGTGA
- a CDS encoding DMT family transporter has translation MTTETTAAKPVSETGPIPVQFSWGVTLAVVGTFLFALKSIFIKLAFAAGADATLLLAIRMGMAFPFYVVVFAVLLRRRQAAVSDSGSAALPLPIVIRSLLLGFLGYYLASYLDLSGLEYISAQLERLTLFTYPAIVAALAWMFLGEQVNAKIIAAIGMSYAGVWLMYGQERSFTPDANTGWGVFLVFGAALSYSLYVLFAKPVMQKIGSREFTSLAMIGSTVFVAIHFLTTHSISDFFQVHPIVYAYGLILAFVCTVIPSFMINEAILKIGATRTTVIGSVGPVLTMLLAVVILGEPSSWKHFAGMGIAIVGVSLVAKK, from the coding sequence GTGACCACGGAAACCACCGCCGCCAAACCAGTCTCTGAGACAGGTCCGATCCCCGTTCAATTCTCTTGGGGAGTGACGCTGGCCGTCGTGGGCACCTTCTTGTTCGCGCTGAAGTCGATCTTTATCAAGCTGGCTTTTGCCGCGGGAGCTGATGCGACGTTGTTGCTGGCCATTCGGATGGGCATGGCGTTTCCGTTCTATGTCGTGGTGTTTGCCGTGTTGCTTCGCCGTCGACAAGCTGCGGTTTCCGATTCCGGCTCAGCCGCACTCCCGCTGCCGATCGTGATTCGGTCGTTGCTGCTCGGCTTCCTGGGCTACTACCTCGCGTCGTACTTGGACTTGTCCGGGCTCGAGTACATCTCCGCACAACTCGAACGATTGACGCTCTTCACTTACCCTGCAATCGTCGCCGCATTGGCGTGGATGTTTTTGGGTGAGCAAGTCAACGCGAAAATCATCGCCGCGATTGGAATGTCCTATGCCGGTGTTTGGTTGATGTACGGGCAAGAACGTTCATTCACACCTGACGCCAACACGGGCTGGGGCGTCTTCTTGGTGTTTGGTGCCGCACTCAGCTATTCGCTGTACGTGTTGTTTGCCAAACCGGTGATGCAAAAAATCGGAAGTCGCGAATTCACCAGCTTGGCGATGATCGGATCGACGGTGTTCGTCGCCATTCACTTTCTGACGACGCATTCGATCAGCGACTTCTTCCAGGTCCATCCCATCGTCTATGCGTATGGGTTGATTCTGGCGTTTGTCTGCACGGTGATTCCAAGCTTCATGATCAACGAAGCAATCTTGAAAATCGGAGCGACCCGAACCACCGTCATCGGTTCAGTCGGACCAGTGCTCACAATGTTGCTCGCCGTGGTCATACTCGGCGAACCATCTTCATGGAAACACTTCGCCGGAATGGGAATCGCAATCGTCGGAGTCAGCTTGGTTGCTAAGAAATAG
- a CDS encoding Yip1 family protein, translated as MSDYQNPYSTPQATADNSFQRPSEHDLQGEFKPFKTIWLSPRRTVRQIVSVDPTLHVLLLACLSGVGETLDRASMRNLGDVVSLPVIIAIACLLGPVGGIVGLWIGSWLIAFTGKWIGGTGTSETVRTAITWASVPTIVAMLLWIPQLLMMREELFTSETPRLEANPGLIVPVLALSLVEIVLAVWSFVLMCNTIAEVQSFGSAWRGFSNMLLAGAVVFVPIIALVLVAIAAG; from the coding sequence TTGAGCGATTACCAAAATCCGTACTCCACGCCTCAAGCAACGGCGGACAATTCATTCCAGCGACCTAGCGAACACGACCTGCAAGGTGAGTTCAAACCATTCAAAACGATTTGGTTGTCACCGCGTCGAACTGTACGCCAAATTGTTTCAGTCGACCCGACGTTGCACGTGCTTTTGCTGGCGTGTCTTTCCGGTGTCGGCGAAACCTTGGACCGCGCATCGATGCGTAATCTTGGCGATGTAGTGTCCTTGCCGGTGATCATAGCAATTGCATGTCTTCTTGGTCCGGTCGGCGGAATAGTGGGGCTTTGGATCGGATCTTGGTTGATAGCGTTCACGGGTAAATGGATCGGCGGCACCGGGACGAGCGAAACGGTTCGAACGGCAATCACTTGGGCATCCGTTCCAACGATTGTCGCTATGCTTCTCTGGATTCCTCAACTGTTGATGATGAGGGAAGAGTTGTTTACGAGCGAGACACCTCGTTTGGAAGCGAATCCAGGTCTGATCGTTCCCGTGCTTGCTCTGTCGCTCGTTGAAATTGTCCTGGCGGTTTGGTCGTTCGTGTTGATGTGCAACACCATCGCGGAAGTGCAATCCTTCGGTTCAGCTTGGCGTGGATTCTCCAACATGCTCCTCGCCGGAGCGGTTGTTTTTGTTCCGATCATCGCATTGGTCTTGGTCGCCATCGCAGCTGGCTGA
- a CDS encoding sulfatase family protein yields MRTVLSRVRPYLAALLCVALGGTIAQAAGELPPTPKRDGVQPRNVVFILTDDHRFDAMGCAGHPFLETPHLDSIAANGTHVKNAFVTTSLCSPSRASILTGLYTHKHRVIDNNRMVPEGTLFFPQYLQRAGYDTAFVGKWHMGGHHDDPRPGFDHWVSFRGQGNYLPPGPKYTLNVNGDRVKQKGYITDELTDYAVDWLKERDDDKPFFLYLSHKAVHSNFTPAERHQGRYADADLSFLPTGKELSADKNTPRWVRDQKNSWHGIDFSYHSDKGLDYLYRRYCESVLAVDDSVGRVLQQLKDMGIHDDTLIIYMGDNGFMWGEHGLIDKRVSYEASIRVPMLMQCPSLFEGGKPIENVVGNIDVGPTILHAAGLQTPDYMDGQSFLDLPNDRDADWRKYFLYVYYWEKNFPQTPTQFALRGDRFKYITYYGLWDTDELYDLQTDPDELNNLIHDPDYKSVAKEMENQLYEMLGDEGGMDIPMNQPQGNSNNKRWVDQGGSDAADFPKAFVVEEPINRNAN; encoded by the coding sequence ATGCGCACCGTACTTTCACGAGTCCGACCGTATCTCGCCGCGCTGCTGTGCGTGGCTCTCGGTGGAACCATTGCTCAAGCCGCTGGTGAGTTGCCTCCAACGCCCAAGCGTGACGGAGTCCAACCCCGCAACGTTGTCTTCATCCTGACTGATGACCACCGCTTCGACGCCATGGGTTGCGCCGGTCATCCGTTCCTCGAAACGCCCCACCTCGATTCGATTGCGGCCAATGGCACGCACGTCAAGAACGCGTTTGTCACGACCAGTTTGTGCTCCCCCAGTCGAGCTTCGATCCTGACGGGTTTGTACACGCACAAGCACCGTGTGATCGACAACAACCGCATGGTGCCGGAAGGAACGTTGTTCTTTCCTCAGTACTTGCAACGAGCCGGATACGACACCGCTTTTGTCGGCAAATGGCACATGGGCGGGCATCACGACGATCCGCGGCCTGGGTTTGATCACTGGGTCAGCTTCCGAGGCCAAGGCAACTACCTGCCGCCGGGCCCCAAGTACACGCTCAACGTCAACGGCGACCGAGTTAAACAGAAGGGATACATCACCGACGAATTGACCGACTACGCGGTGGATTGGTTGAAAGAACGAGACGATGACAAACCATTCTTCCTTTACCTGTCTCACAAGGCCGTTCACTCGAACTTCACGCCCGCCGAACGACACCAAGGACGCTACGCCGATGCTGACCTGAGCTTCCTCCCAACGGGGAAAGAGTTGTCGGCTGACAAGAACACCCCGCGTTGGGTTCGCGACCAAAAGAACAGTTGGCACGGGATCGACTTTTCGTATCACAGCGACAAAGGCCTCGACTATTTGTACCGTCGGTACTGTGAATCAGTGTTGGCCGTCGACGACAGCGTTGGCCGCGTGTTGCAGCAACTCAAAGACATGGGAATCCACGATGACACGCTGATCATCTACATGGGCGACAATGGATTCATGTGGGGCGAACATGGATTGATTGACAAACGAGTTTCCTACGAAGCCTCCATTCGCGTACCGATGTTGATGCAGTGCCCCAGTTTGTTCGAAGGCGGCAAACCAATCGAAAACGTCGTTGGCAACATCGATGTCGGGCCGACGATTTTGCACGCCGCAGGATTGCAAACGCCGGACTACATGGACGGGCAAAGTTTCCTCGATCTACCCAATGACCGTGACGCCGATTGGCGGAAGTACTTTCTCTACGTTTACTACTGGGAAAAGAACTTCCCGCAAACGCCGACCCAGTTTGCCTTGCGAGGCGATCGTTTCAAATACATCACGTACTACGGTCTGTGGGACACCGACGAACTGTACGACCTGCAAACGGACCCGGATGAATTGAACAACCTGATTCACGATCCGGACTACAAATCGGTCGCCAAGGAAATGGAAAACCAGCTCTATGAGATGCTTGGCGACGAAGGCGGCATGGACATTCCCATGAATCAACCCCAGGGCAATTCCAACAACAAGCGTTGGGTGGACCAGGGTGGATCAGACGCCGCCGACTTCCCAAAGGCCTTCGTTGTTGAGGAACCAATCAACCGCAACGCCAATTGA
- a CDS encoding aquaporin, with protein sequence MQLSLTRRCVCEVIGTYCLVLIGCGAMVVDNQTGMLTHVGVATVWGLIVMTMIYSIGDLSGAHMNPAVSIAFASVGRLPVVDAAAYIVAQCAGALLAAGSLGMVFGVDDVKLGSTMASLPTGSAWAVEFMMTMILMWIVLGVSTGAKEKSITAGLAVGATIAMEAFVAGPLTKASMNPARSLGPAVMSNHYNLLWLYLTAPIVGAIAGGWLYRFVRGNDELDTEECVMVKKVSAVVFFALIFGVGGGAAMAEEGNALLHPQDRIAVIGGTFVERMQPRDELEAALQTQRPDWKLSVRNLGWSGDTVAAIARKRFDNIEAGRARRLADIDAADPTVALLWYGQSEAGAFAENAERNQADLISLIDEMQQREIRVILLTPVAMPGDRRPNYESGLEAFEQMLRNVARAKSLALVELNWQPTDEQLVDDRMLPNEVGYRDLAKQLAGALLGEPVTSGETIASNRAVAEKSLGEAERKSLLEAIARKNEFFFHRYRPQNETYLFLFRKHEQGNNAVEIEQFEPIIRKADEAIWDAAQAD encoded by the coding sequence ATGCAACTTTCTCTGACCCGCCGATGCGTCTGCGAAGTCATCGGCACCTATTGCTTGGTGTTGATTGGCTGCGGCGCAATGGTCGTCGACAATCAAACTGGCATGCTGACTCACGTTGGCGTGGCCACGGTTTGGGGGTTGATCGTGATGACCATGATCTATTCGATCGGCGATTTGTCAGGGGCTCACATGAACCCAGCCGTTTCGATCGCATTCGCTAGCGTGGGGCGATTGCCGGTGGTCGACGCCGCCGCGTACATCGTCGCTCAATGTGCGGGTGCGTTGCTCGCCGCCGGTTCGCTGGGAATGGTTTTTGGTGTCGACGACGTGAAGCTTGGCTCCACGATGGCATCCTTGCCGACGGGCTCAGCGTGGGCGGTGGAGTTCATGATGACGATGATCCTGATGTGGATCGTGCTGGGCGTTTCGACCGGCGCGAAAGAGAAATCGATCACCGCTGGATTGGCGGTCGGCGCCACCATCGCGATGGAGGCCTTCGTGGCCGGACCGTTGACCAAAGCATCCATGAATCCCGCTCGCAGCCTGGGTCCCGCGGTCATGTCCAACCATTACAATTTGCTTTGGTTGTATCTGACCGCGCCCATCGTGGGCGCGATCGCTGGAGGATGGTTGTACCGATTCGTGCGAGGCAATGACGAATTGGACACAGAGGAATGTGTCATGGTGAAGAAAGTTTCCGCCGTCGTTTTTTTCGCGTTGATCTTCGGTGTGGGTGGCGGTGCCGCGATGGCCGAAGAGGGCAATGCACTGCTGCACCCGCAAGACCGAATCGCTGTCATCGGAGGCACGTTCGTTGAACGTATGCAGCCACGAGACGAACTGGAAGCGGCGTTGCAAACCCAGCGTCCGGATTGGAAGTTGTCCGTCCGGAATTTGGGTTGGTCCGGTGACACGGTCGCCGCCATCGCACGCAAACGCTTCGACAACATCGAAGCCGGACGAGCCCGGCGTTTGGCGGACATTGATGCGGCCGATCCGACCGTCGCCTTGCTGTGGTACGGCCAATCCGAAGCGGGGGCGTTCGCAGAAAATGCCGAACGCAACCAAGCTGACTTGATAAGCTTGATCGATGAGATGCAGCAACGCGAAATACGAGTCATCTTGCTCACGCCTGTTGCCATGCCCGGCGATCGACGTCCCAACTATGAGTCCGGACTGGAAGCGTTTGAACAGATGCTTCGAAACGTGGCGCGAGCCAAATCATTGGCATTGGTGGAGCTGAACTGGCAACCCACCGATGAGCAATTGGTGGACGATCGCATGTTGCCCAATGAAGTCGGCTATCGCGACTTGGCCAAGCAGTTGGCTGGAGCTCTGTTGGGTGAACCAGTCACGTCGGGTGAAACAATCGCATCGAATCGAGCCGTCGCTGAAAAGTCACTCGGCGAGGCGGAACGAAAGTCATTGCTTGAAGCGATTGCTCGAAAGAACGAGTTCTTTTTCCATCGTTATCGGCCTCAGAACGAGACCTATCTGTTCTTGTTTCGCAAGCATGAACAAGGCAACAACGCGGTCGAGATCGAGCAGTTCGAACCGATCATTCGAAAGGCGGACGAAGCGATTTGGGACGCGGCTCAAGCCGATTGA
- the epmA gene encoding EF-P lysine aminoacylase EpmA, with translation MPDPSASKSAVASSSKTSLAIRLRQRADLLREIRQFFDDRGFLEVQPPCLGRDCVVDAFLDPIEVEGSQVGLVSEPDSPSTFYLQTSPESAMKRLLAEGAPSIYAITPVFRKGETGVRHNVEFSMLEWYEVGGNAASAIELMGGLAAETLNTPPYKTLTYRDAFGQHLGFDPIDIPIAELRDVVGEVDSSLAESIGLDRDALLDVLLSERIEPVFANDTPTILTRYPVTQAALAKPCDDDPQCAERFELFYRGVELANGYDELLDAEELKKRYEHNNQIRISHGRPALTVETTLLQAMRRGLPACSGVALGVDRLLMLRVDADSIEDVIPLPTTRA, from the coding sequence ATGCCTGACCCGTCCGCTTCGAAATCTGCCGTCGCTTCGTCTTCGAAAACCAGTTTGGCGATCCGATTGCGGCAAAGAGCCGACTTGCTGCGGGAGATTCGGCAATTCTTCGACGACCGAGGCTTCTTGGAGGTCCAGCCACCTTGTTTAGGCCGAGACTGCGTCGTCGATGCGTTTTTGGATCCGATTGAGGTTGAAGGTTCGCAAGTTGGTTTGGTGAGCGAGCCCGATTCGCCGTCGACGTTCTACCTGCAGACGTCACCCGAATCCGCGATGAAAAGGCTGCTCGCCGAGGGAGCCCCTTCGATCTACGCGATCACTCCGGTGTTTCGAAAGGGCGAAACAGGGGTTCGGCACAACGTCGAGTTTTCGATGCTGGAGTGGTACGAGGTCGGCGGAAACGCGGCGTCCGCGATTGAATTGATGGGCGGACTCGCCGCCGAGACGTTGAATACCCCTCCCTACAAAACATTGACCTACCGAGACGCGTTCGGCCAGCATCTTGGGTTCGATCCGATCGATATTCCCATCGCTGAATTGCGAGACGTTGTTGGCGAGGTTGATTCATCACTGGCTGAATCGATTGGGCTCGATCGCGATGCTTTGTTGGACGTGTTGCTGAGCGAAAGGATCGAGCCGGTCTTCGCCAATGACACACCGACGATTCTGACTCGTTACCCTGTGACCCAAGCCGCCTTGGCCAAACCTTGCGACGATGACCCGCAATGTGCCGAAAGATTTGAGTTGTTCTACCGAGGCGTTGAGCTGGCCAACGGCTACGACGAGCTGTTGGACGCCGAAGAACTGAAGAAACGTTACGAGCACAACAACCAAATTCGAATCTCACACGGTCGGCCGGCTTTGACCGTCGAAACAACGTTGCTGCAGGCGATGCGGCGAGGGTTGCCGGCATGCAGCGGAGTCGCGTTGGGCGTCGACCGATTGCTGATGTTGCGTGTTGATGCCGATTCGATTGAAGATGTCATTCCCTTGCCTACCACTCGAGCTTGA
- a CDS encoding acyl-CoA desaturase: MSTVVEPTKNRGPAKSKGNADQTNTLKPESTTLDSPQTGGKLRLDQPTAEDADGFSSLVAQKAAKKRDLAKPTKADRVRASNISWWAVGWLAMAHIVCLAAPFTFTWTALITALVLHWVAGSLGICLGYHRLLTHTGMKTYNWVRYTFAAIGCFAGEGSPLDWVADHRKHHAHSDLEGDPHSPHDGGIWSHIFWLAFHTHNGDRDAYLNRWVPDLYKDPAMRAFDLLFLPIHIVASFALLGIGYAFGGWELGVSMLVWGMFVRLVAVLHATWMVNSASHIWGYKNYETTDDSRNNWLVAIVAYGEGWHNNHHAYPRMAKHGHKWWEFDITWQAIKLLRAVGLVWDVVDYRTVAEKKARDAKKTAAA, encoded by the coding sequence ATGTCGACCGTTGTTGAACCCACCAAAAACCGGGGCCCAGCCAAGAGCAAGGGCAACGCTGACCAAACGAACACTCTCAAACCAGAATCCACGACGTTGGATTCTCCCCAAACCGGCGGAAAGCTGCGTTTGGATCAACCAACAGCCGAAGATGCCGACGGTTTCTCGTCGCTCGTCGCTCAAAAGGCCGCGAAGAAACGCGATTTGGCCAAACCGACCAAAGCGGACCGCGTTCGAGCTTCCAACATCAGTTGGTGGGCCGTCGGATGGCTGGCAATGGCACACATCGTTTGCTTGGCCGCACCGTTCACTTTCACTTGGACCGCGTTGATCACCGCCTTGGTGCTGCACTGGGTCGCTGGCAGCCTCGGCATTTGCCTGGGTTACCACCGCTTGCTGACGCACACCGGCATGAAGACCTACAACTGGGTCCGCTACACCTTTGCAGCAATCGGTTGTTTCGCCGGCGAAGGCTCACCGTTGGATTGGGTCGCCGATCACCGCAAACACCACGCACACAGCGACCTCGAAGGCGACCCGCACTCGCCTCATGACGGTGGCATCTGGAGTCACATTTTTTGGCTCGCGTTCCACACCCACAATGGCGACCGTGACGCTTACCTGAATCGCTGGGTGCCGGACCTGTACAAAGACCCAGCGATGCGGGCCTTTGACTTGTTGTTCCTGCCGATTCACATCGTAGCCTCGTTTGCCTTGCTCGGCATCGGCTATGCGTTCGGCGGTTGGGAACTCGGTGTCTCGATGTTGGTATGGGGCATGTTCGTCCGCTTGGTCGCCGTTTTGCACGCGACCTGGATGGTCAACAGTGCGTCGCACATCTGGGGTTACAAGAACTACGAAACCACCGACGACAGCCGCAACAACTGGTTGGTCGCGATCGTGGCTTACGGCGAAGGCTGGCACAACAACCACCACGCTTACCCACGCATGGCCAAACACGGTCACAAGTGGTGGGAATTCGACATCACTTGGCAAGCCATCAAACTGCTCCGCGCGGTTGGCTTGGTTTGGGACGTCGTCGACTACCGCACCGTCGCTGAAAAGAAAGCTCGCGACGCGAAAAAGACCGCCGCAGCCTAG